One Anguilla rostrata isolate EN2019 chromosome 15, ASM1855537v3, whole genome shotgun sequence genomic window carries:
- the cobll1a gene encoding cordon-bleu protein-like 1 isoform X2 has translation MTHTEMAKKSPDTDMSQEENLGEKDLTLGVVLPGGIEKTATIHGSKPVMDLLVILCAKYHLNPSNHTIELISTDGNHIKLKPNAVIETLEIKKILIKPKGMVDDNNKRSPSMPEATVRLVINYKKTHKTVLRVSPQVPVGELMAAICAKCELDQSTTVLRRNPCSEEPLDLAKSLNDFGLREVYAVDSNGVNSDELPASPRLEEDKSLSSKEKVLKEKENKGLFSIFRRRKKKPDQVCSASAPASPVLAKDRPGSLASLNGHASTRSSNDGLSVTSKKRRAPLPPMMVSQSFLSNLSDQQTDSQPHDKPIKDQESGIDHRSLKGSKRKAPPPPMLPCISTPEETTQDKSIKVTALSNLEEIGELEETVATADPDFSAVCVSKENGDSLSVSTDVPKDSGKAELTSPPVDTETQDTSLKQGMGEDQPELDPDSNECTQETLEFKETHTSDLENRGCRNEMVMSKEEHHLRERPAALPKESPAHQCHNGGKSAPSFVADAELKMEPPTELARQYVPRPGLTTYTIVPSKSLEKLKYFEVELTLVEDPAVALKENEAVGSPKPANHDSDEPQVSAGQPECFMTQGEELSNMTVTNENAHCGLMAPTLPAPAGVPEAEEENCQPSSSYDRAFETGPDQETKEKKVPPAIKPKPDFHNLPQQTCIEYVTSAVTKNNARVISHCGQGEESGTAGKEEPIGAKEESFFPPPPSYAPPPPPLPSQAGQEASERQREDEVKSKGIIGPGDDEAKHITNGLEQSEEPSLKQLTSLATPNPYEPSEPSPFCKAVFAAIKRS, from the exons ATGACTCACACTGAGATGGCCAAAAAATCCCCAGACACGGACATGAGTCAGGAGGAGAACCTGGGTGAGAAGGACCTGACACTGGGCGTGGTCTTGCCTGGTGGAATTGAGAAAACAGCCACTATTCACGGGAG TAAGCCAGTGATGGACCTGTTGGTCATACTGTGTGCAAAATACCACCTGAACCCATCCAACCACACCATTGAGCTAATATCCACCGATGGGAACCACATCAAGCTCAAGCCGAACGCTGTGATTGAAACTCTTGAGATAAAGAAAATCCTAATCAAACCCAAGGGAATGGTTGACGACAACAACAAGCGAAGCCCTTCAATGCCAGAG GCTACTGTTCGCCTTGTTATAAACTACAAAAAGACGCACAAGACTGTTCTGAGGGTCAGTCCCCAGGTGCCTGTTGGGGAGCTAATGGCTGCAATTTGTGCGAAGTGTGAACTTGACCAAAGTACCACAGTTTTACGGAGGAATCCCTGCTCAGAAGAACCGCTGGACTTAGCGAAGTCCCTCAATGACTTTGGCTTGAGAGAGGTCTATGCTGTGGACTCAAACG GTGTTAACTCAGACGAATTGCCGGCCTCACCAAGACTTGAAG aAGATAAAAGTCTGTCAAGtaaagagaaagtgctgaaggagaaagaaaacaagggATTGTTCAGCATttttagaagaagaaagaagaagccAGACCAG GTTTGTAGTGCGAGTGCTCCGGCTTCTCCAGTCTTGGCCAAAGACAGACCTGGCAGCCTGGCGTCTCTGAATGGCCACGCCTCCACGCGCAGCTCGAACGACGGCCTGTCCGTCACGTCGAAGAAGAGACGGgctcccctgccccccatgATGGTGTCTCAGAGCTTCCTCTCCAACCTCAGCGATCAACAGACGGATTCTCAACCCCATGACAAACCTATTAAGGACCAG GAATCTGGGATCGATCACAGATCTCTGAAAGGATCGAAGAGGaaggctccccctccccccatgctCCCCTGCATAAGTACGCCAGAGGAAACCACACAGGATAAGAGCATTAAAG TGACGGCCCTGAGTAACCTGGAGGAGATCGGTGAGCTGGAAGAGACGGTGGCCACTGCAGACCCAgatttcagtgctgtgtgtgtttccaaaGAAAATGGCGACAGTCTCAGCGTATCTACTGATGTCccaaaggattctgggaaggcAGAGCTCACCTCGCCACCAGTGGACACAGAGACGCAGGACACTTCACTGAAACAGGGCATGGGGGAAGATCA ACCAGAACTGGACCCGGACAGTAATGAGTGCACTCAGGAAACACTGGAATTTAAAGAAACCCATACTTCTGATTTGGAAAATAGAG GCTGCAGGAATGAAATGGTCATGTCCAAAGAGGAACACCACCTTAGAGAGAGACCGGCTGCATTACCCAAGGAATCACCTGCACACCAGTGCCACAATGGAGGAAAATCCGCTCCCTCTTTTGTCGCGGATGCAGAGCTCAAAATGGAGCCCCCCACTGAGCTGGCCAGGCAGTACGTACCCAGGCCTGGGTTGACCACTTACACCATTGTGCCTTCAAAGTCCTTGGAGAAGCTGAAGTACTTTGAGGTGGAGTTGACCCTTGTTGAGGATCCAGCTGTGGCTCTGAAGGAGAATGAAGCTGTAGGCTCTCCCAAGCCTGCCAACCATGATTCTGATGAGCCTCAGGTCTCAGCGGGTCAGCCAGAATGCTTTATGAcccagggggaggagctgagtAATATGACTGTAACCAATGAAAATGCTCACTGTGGCCTCATGGCTCCCACTCTACCAGCTCCTGCTGGAGTTCCTGAAGCAGAAGAAGAGAACTGCCAGCCCTCCTCATCTTACGATAGGGCCTTCGAGACAGGACCAGACCAGGAAactaaagaaaagaaagttCCTCCAGCAATAAAGCCAAAACCAGACTTTCACAACTTGCCACAGCAAACCTGTATAGAATATGTAACCTCAGCAGTGACGAAGAACAACGCACGTGTTATTTCTCACTGTGgtcagggggaggagtcagggaCGGCAGGGAAAGAAGAGCCAATTGGAGCCAAGGAGGAGAGTTTCTTCCCACCTCCTCCTTCctatgcccctccccctcctcctcttccctctcaggCAGGGCAGGAAGCTTCAGAGAGGCAGCGGGAGGATGAGGTAAAGTCCAAGGGAATAATCGGTCCAGGCGATGACGAGGCCAAACACATCACCAATGGGCTGGAGCAGTCAGAGGAACCGAGCCTGAAGCAGCTTACCAGCTTGGCCACACCCAATCCATACGAGCCCTCAGAGCCATCCCCCTTCTGTAAGGCTGTGTTCGCAGCCATAAAGAGGTCCTAG
- the LOC135240750 gene encoding uncharacterized protein LOC135240750 — MLKGIFASLICVYIQVPVQSQTENALSSEVSAYEVSILALLVLLSLFSIGTFTVVFIVCRKIDKIWRSLSEKEVPCDYVNHHARLGASALPSPLREEGETARADSQAPTRPSSLSLASSQNQESFRSPATPSTGRSTLSMKPPPDYEDTMSRLARQSRALRSLSLDGPVRAANASRDDSQSHYVEMKSCIISAFSTNQGPESMYDTPRNSHGILRRASAAQTPPSLTGSKHFRIHSDPSGYTARVVHPKMAAHQPREQHCSRAGFSSQPLSPGANGRSNSITLAETIPSGHKRKSTVRSHKQPPVDI, encoded by the exons ATGCTGAAAGGCATATTTGCTTCTCTCATCTGCGTCTACATACAG GTTCCAGTGCAAAGCCAAACAGAAAATGCACTTTCCAGTGAGGTCTCCGCATACGAGGTGTCTATACTGGCTCTGCTTGTTCTGCTCAGTCTTTTCAGCATTGGTACTTTCACAGTGGTCTTCATTGTGTGCAGAAAAATTGACAAg ATATGGAGGAGCCTGTCGGAGAAAGAAGTACCCTGTGACTACGTGAATCATCACGCCAGGCTTGGTGCGTCTGCTCTACCTTCCCCACTacgggaggagggagagactgcGCGCGCGGACAGCCAGGCGCCAACACGACCCTCTTCTCTCAGTCTCGCGTCCAGTCAAAATCAGGAATCGTTCCGGTCACCTGCGACCCCCTCCACGGGTCGAAGCACCCTAAGCATGAAGCCCCCTCCTGACTATGAGGACACAATGTCTCGGCTGGCGAGACAGAGCAGGGCGCTGAGGTCGTTGTCGCTTGACGGACCAGTGAGAGCAGCGAACGCATCACGTGATGACAGCCAGTCCCATTACGTGGAGATGAAGTCATGCATAATCAGCGCtttctccaccaatcagggacCAGAATCCATGTATGACACTCCCAGAAATTCCCACGGCATCCTCAGACGCGCCTCTGCTGCCCAGACCCCACCCTCTCTCACGGGTTCTAAGCACTTCCGAATCCATTCTGACCCCAGCGGCTACACTGCGCGTGTAGTACACCCCAAGATGGCTGCACACCAGCCAAGAGAGCAGCACTGTAGCAGGGCAGGCTTTAGCTCGCAGCCACTGAGTCCTGGAGCAAACGGCAGATCCAACTCCATCACATTAGCAGAAACTATACCCTCTGGCCACAAGCGGAAATCTACTGTGAGGAGCCACAAGCAGCCACCTGTTGACATATAG
- the cobll1a gene encoding cordon-bleu protein-like 1 isoform X1 produces the protein MTHTEMAKKSPDTDMSQEENLGEKDLTLGVVLPGGIEKTATIHGSKPVMDLLVILCAKYHLNPSNHTIELISTDGNHIKLKPNAVIETLEIKKILIKPKGMVDDNNKRSPSMPEATVRLVINYKKTHKTVLRVSPQVPVGELMAAICAKCELDQSTTVLRRNPCSEEPLDLAKSLNDFGLREVYAVDSNGVNSDELPASPRLEEDKSLSSKEKVLKEKENKGLFSIFRRRKKKPDQVCSASAPASPVLAKDRPGSLASLNGHASTRSSNDGLSVTSKKRRAPLPPMMVSQSFLSNLSDQQTDSQPHDKPIKDQESGIDHRSLKGSKRKAPPPPMLPCISTPEETTQDKSIKVTALSNLEEIGELEETVATADPDFSAVCVSKENGDSLSVSTDVPKDSGKAELTSPPVDTETQDTSLKQGMGEDQPELDPDSNECTQETLEFKETHTSDLENRAGCRNEMVMSKEEHHLRERPAALPKESPAHQCHNGGKSAPSFVADAELKMEPPTELARQYVPRPGLTTYTIVPSKSLEKLKYFEVELTLVEDPAVALKENEAVGSPKPANHDSDEPQVSAGQPECFMTQGEELSNMTVTNENAHCGLMAPTLPAPAGVPEAEEENCQPSSSYDRAFETGPDQETKEKKVPPAIKPKPDFHNLPQQTCIEYVTSAVTKNNARVISHCGQGEESGTAGKEEPIGAKEESFFPPPPSYAPPPPPLPSQAGQEASERQREDEVKSKGIIGPGDDEAKHITNGLEQSEEPSLKQLTSLATPNPYEPSEPSPFCKAVFAAIKRS, from the exons ATGACTCACACTGAGATGGCCAAAAAATCCCCAGACACGGACATGAGTCAGGAGGAGAACCTGGGTGAGAAGGACCTGACACTGGGCGTGGTCTTGCCTGGTGGAATTGAGAAAACAGCCACTATTCACGGGAG TAAGCCAGTGATGGACCTGTTGGTCATACTGTGTGCAAAATACCACCTGAACCCATCCAACCACACCATTGAGCTAATATCCACCGATGGGAACCACATCAAGCTCAAGCCGAACGCTGTGATTGAAACTCTTGAGATAAAGAAAATCCTAATCAAACCCAAGGGAATGGTTGACGACAACAACAAGCGAAGCCCTTCAATGCCAGAG GCTACTGTTCGCCTTGTTATAAACTACAAAAAGACGCACAAGACTGTTCTGAGGGTCAGTCCCCAGGTGCCTGTTGGGGAGCTAATGGCTGCAATTTGTGCGAAGTGTGAACTTGACCAAAGTACCACAGTTTTACGGAGGAATCCCTGCTCAGAAGAACCGCTGGACTTAGCGAAGTCCCTCAATGACTTTGGCTTGAGAGAGGTCTATGCTGTGGACTCAAACG GTGTTAACTCAGACGAATTGCCGGCCTCACCAAGACTTGAAG aAGATAAAAGTCTGTCAAGtaaagagaaagtgctgaaggagaaagaaaacaagggATTGTTCAGCATttttagaagaagaaagaagaagccAGACCAG GTTTGTAGTGCGAGTGCTCCGGCTTCTCCAGTCTTGGCCAAAGACAGACCTGGCAGCCTGGCGTCTCTGAATGGCCACGCCTCCACGCGCAGCTCGAACGACGGCCTGTCCGTCACGTCGAAGAAGAGACGGgctcccctgccccccatgATGGTGTCTCAGAGCTTCCTCTCCAACCTCAGCGATCAACAGACGGATTCTCAACCCCATGACAAACCTATTAAGGACCAG GAATCTGGGATCGATCACAGATCTCTGAAAGGATCGAAGAGGaaggctccccctccccccatgctCCCCTGCATAAGTACGCCAGAGGAAACCACACAGGATAAGAGCATTAAAG TGACGGCCCTGAGTAACCTGGAGGAGATCGGTGAGCTGGAAGAGACGGTGGCCACTGCAGACCCAgatttcagtgctgtgtgtgtttccaaaGAAAATGGCGACAGTCTCAGCGTATCTACTGATGTCccaaaggattctgggaaggcAGAGCTCACCTCGCCACCAGTGGACACAGAGACGCAGGACACTTCACTGAAACAGGGCATGGGGGAAGATCA ACCAGAACTGGACCCGGACAGTAATGAGTGCACTCAGGAAACACTGGAATTTAAAGAAACCCATACTTCTGATTTGGAAAATAGAG CAGGCTGCAGGAATGAAATGGTCATGTCCAAAGAGGAACACCACCTTAGAGAGAGACCGGCTGCATTACCCAAGGAATCACCTGCACACCAGTGCCACAATGGAGGAAAATCCGCTCCCTCTTTTGTCGCGGATGCAGAGCTCAAAATGGAGCCCCCCACTGAGCTGGCCAGGCAGTACGTACCCAGGCCTGGGTTGACCACTTACACCATTGTGCCTTCAAAGTCCTTGGAGAAGCTGAAGTACTTTGAGGTGGAGTTGACCCTTGTTGAGGATCCAGCTGTGGCTCTGAAGGAGAATGAAGCTGTAGGCTCTCCCAAGCCTGCCAACCATGATTCTGATGAGCCTCAGGTCTCAGCGGGTCAGCCAGAATGCTTTATGAcccagggggaggagctgagtAATATGACTGTAACCAATGAAAATGCTCACTGTGGCCTCATGGCTCCCACTCTACCAGCTCCTGCTGGAGTTCCTGAAGCAGAAGAAGAGAACTGCCAGCCCTCCTCATCTTACGATAGGGCCTTCGAGACAGGACCAGACCAGGAAactaaagaaaagaaagttCCTCCAGCAATAAAGCCAAAACCAGACTTTCACAACTTGCCACAGCAAACCTGTATAGAATATGTAACCTCAGCAGTGACGAAGAACAACGCACGTGTTATTTCTCACTGTGgtcagggggaggagtcagggaCGGCAGGGAAAGAAGAGCCAATTGGAGCCAAGGAGGAGAGTTTCTTCCCACCTCCTCCTTCctatgcccctccccctcctcctcttccctctcaggCAGGGCAGGAAGCTTCAGAGAGGCAGCGGGAGGATGAGGTAAAGTCCAAGGGAATAATCGGTCCAGGCGATGACGAGGCCAAACACATCACCAATGGGCTGGAGCAGTCAGAGGAACCGAGCCTGAAGCAGCTTACCAGCTTGGCCACACCCAATCCATACGAGCCCTCAGAGCCATCCCCCTTCTGTAAGGCTGTGTTCGCAGCCATAAAGAGGTCCTAG